GCGCAGGAAATTTTCCACATGTCGCAGGAACAGTTGAAAAGCTTCTGGAATGCGTTTGCTGAGGCCTACACAGGGAATAGGGACATCTCCGCCTTTAATGCAATTGCAGGCAAGTTTGCTTCGCTTGATGCTTGCATCCGTTCAATCTTGATGCCGCCTCCTGAAGCTTATAAGAAGTTGTTTGCAGGATTGGTTCATTCCCTGGTCGAAAAGTTTTATTAAGAGAGGCTGTTATGTCTGAAGACGTTGAAAAAATCAATTTAGATGATTATGTAGCGACGGGAGAAGGCGCAACAGCAGTCTCGTACACGCACAAGACTCGTGATACGATTGCTAAACTTTATTATCCCGGTTTTGAAGCGGACTGTGCTAAAAAAGATTTCTTGACATCTTGCAGTGCTTTTGGTTTGGGTGTCCTGACTCCAAAACCAATTCGGTTGATAACGGATGGCGAACGCTTTGGTGCTGAATATGAACTTATCCGGAATAAGCGTTCTTTTTCGAGAATTATTTCAGAAGAGCCGGGTCGTTTGCAAGAGCTTTCTTTGATATTTGCAGAAATGGCTAAGAAACTCCATTCGACGAAAGCGGATACGACGAAGCTTGTGTCTACAAAGGAAAAATTCCGTCGCTTTTATCTTGAAAAGGCTGTAGTTCCTGACTTTTACAAGCAAAAGGCCTTGGCTTTTATCGATACGGTTCCCGACACCCCGACTTGCCTTCATGGCGATTTGCAAATCAGCAATGTCATTACTGATGGAAAGCGAACGCTCTGGATTGATATGGGTGATTTCGGCTACGGTGACCCTGGTTGGGATTTGGGTATGTTGTGGAGCATGACGCACAGAATGGATGAGCAAAAGGCTAATCTTGTTTTCCACATGAGTAAAGAAAATCTTTTGGCTCATTGGAATATTTTCTATCCTGCTTATTTGGAAACGACGGACCCGCAGAAAATCGCAGAAGCCACGAAACGGATTTTGCCGTTTGCAGCGGTCAAGGTCCCTTATATGTTCTATATAGCAAAGCGTTTTCGCTTGCCGGATGAAGCCTACCCGCAAATCGCCAAACTGTTTGGATGAAATTATAAAGATATTTTTTGCAAATAGGCTACTTAAATTAACCATGGCATAAGATTTGTTTCTATTTTGTATAAAGAGAATGGAGCTTTGCTATGGAAATAGTGTTTGGGATATTAAAACGTGAAGAATTTGATGAAGTCGTGGCTTTGTCGTTTAGGGCCTATGAAAACTATGAGTATTTTTTGAATTTCTTCCCGGATTTAGAAGAAAGGCGTAAGGTGATATGGTCTGTTTTGTATGGAACGTGGCGCACAATTTTGAAAAAGTCGCATTTCTTAACGGCTAAAGTAGACGGAAAAATTGTGGGCTTGGCTGTGCTCGAAGACTCTCAATACAAGAGACCGACGGATTTGCAGTTCTTGCTTCATGGCTGGTGGAAAGTCTATTTTAGCGCAGGCATAAAACGTGTGAATGCTTGGGTTAATATGGATGAATCTGCTGGGAAACCTTGTCATGATTACCAGCACAATGGCGAAAATATTTGGTATTGTAGCTCGTTGACTGTGGACCCGCCATTTCAAGGAAAGGGCGTTGGTTCGCGGCTTATTGCATTCATGGAAAAATACATTCGTGAATATGGCGGTAAGCAACTGACATTGTTTACAAATTCAGAGAAAAATCTTGCGTTCTATAAGAAGAATAATTTTGAGGTTTTTGATGAACGCGATATTGCTGTCCGAGATGGCTTGAAAATGAGAAGCTGGAGCGTTAAAAAATCGCTTTAGCGCTATCAAGAAAAATTAATCTTTGCCAGCTCCGTAGACAACGGGGCCTTCTTCGTCATCGTCGTCGTTGCCATGTTCGGCGAGGTAAGCTTGGTATTCTTCGTCGGTCATTCCGCCTTCGTCATCTTCAGGCATGAATGACTTGCGTTCGGACTTTTTAGCGGGCTTCGGTTCTTCTTTGCGGCTTGCGCGGGCGCTGCGGTTCAAGTAGGCGATGTATTCCTCGTCCGTCATTTCGTTGCCGAAACTGTAAGAGGAGTACTTG
This sequence is a window from Fibrobacter sp. UBA4297. Protein-coding genes within it:
- a CDS encoding TIGR02172 family protein is translated as MSEDVEKINLDDYVATGEGATAVSYTHKTRDTIAKLYYPGFEADCAKKDFLTSCSAFGLGVLTPKPIRLITDGERFGAEYELIRNKRSFSRIISEEPGRLQELSLIFAEMAKKLHSTKADTTKLVSTKEKFRRFYLEKAVVPDFYKQKALAFIDTVPDTPTCLHGDLQISNVITDGKRTLWIDMGDFGYGDPGWDLGMLWSMTHRMDEQKANLVFHMSKENLLAHWNIFYPAYLETTDPQKIAEATKRILPFAAVKVPYMFYIAKRFRLPDEAYPQIAKLFG
- a CDS encoding GNAT family N-acetyltransferase yields the protein MEIVFGILKREEFDEVVALSFRAYENYEYFLNFFPDLEERRKVIWSVLYGTWRTILKKSHFLTAKVDGKIVGLAVLEDSQYKRPTDLQFLLHGWWKVYFSAGIKRVNAWVNMDESAGKPCHDYQHNGENIWYCSSLTVDPPFQGKGVGSRLIAFMEKYIREYGGKQLTLFTNSEKNLAFYKKNNFEVFDERDIAVRDGLKMRSWSVKKSL